Proteins from one Hemibagrus wyckioides isolate EC202008001 linkage group LG16, SWU_Hwy_1.0, whole genome shotgun sequence genomic window:
- the LOC131366964 gene encoding protocadherin gamma-C5-like isoform X9, whose translation MTKKTWFGRWRCLLFWLFFFLLLWNNAQGQTRYSVPEEFNVGSVVGNIGKDLGLKISELYDRKLRIVSESGKQYFSVNLGKGELVVNERIDRESLCGQNANCLLPVQVIIEDPLQLYRIDVEIQDINDNYPHFQSTERALKIAESTVPGMRFPLEIAQDPDVGSNSLKSYTLSKDECFSLKVKELGDGRKMPELVLEKSLDREKKAFHQLMLTALDGGSPVKSGTSQINITVLDINDNNPVFNKAIYKASITENSSRGTSVLKVDATDLDEGTNGEIQYSFGEHTPDAVRSLFHIDPQTGEIILNGQLDFESTPTFNIEVSAKDKGIPEMEGHCNVHIDVLDVNDNPPQIVLTSKTSSVREDAPSGTVVALISARDVDSGVNGKVVLHTQPEVPFILKSTFSNDYSLVTNGILDREMFPEYSVEITAFDSGSPSLSNKKNIFVQILDVNDNPPNFSDSSYKAYVKENNNPGSIVCSVSALDLDVGENAKISYSIIDSKAQGMALSSYFYINSDNGSIFSMHSFDYEKMKVFQIQVQAKDHGSPSLSSNATVHVFIVDQNDNAPAVIYPSAFMSSVSHQRMPRSAKAGHLVTKVTAVDADSGHNAWISYRLAEAADASLFTVTLHTGEVRTKRSVSEQDDSSQRLLIEIKDNGEPVQSTTVTVDILIEDGFHEPVSDFRHKHTEPDKKSSKITLYLIISLASISLLCLVTFLVLLIKCARSSRGSSSCCMRRSDCEYKNPNRNLQIQLNTDGPIKYVEVLGGDMMSQSQSFGSYLSPMSEFSDFTLVKPSSTTDFTNTLSVLDASLPDSTWTFESQQQKPPNNDWRLPPNQRPGPSGQHRFHTLQQRWTPYEKSRAGARPEEAGAGAVVGTGPWPNPPTEAEQLQALMAAANEVSEATATLGPRYNAQYVADYRQNVYIPGSTATLTANPQQQMPQQALPPPQAPPQAAPAVDVPKAAPTPASKKKVTKKDKK comes from the exons ATGACAAAGAAGACATGGTTTGGACGCTGGAGGTGCCTTTTATTctggttgtttttctttcttcttttgtgGAATAACGCACAAGGCCAAACTCGCTATTCAGTTCCTGAGGAATTTAACGTGGGCTCTGTGGTCGGAAATATCGGTAAAGATCTAGGCTTGAAAATATCCGAGCTTTATGACCGTAAATTGCGAATAGTCTCCGAATCAGGTAAGCAGTATTTCAGCGTGAATTTAGGAAAAGGTGAGCTGGTGGTTAATGAAAGGATCGACAGAGAGAGCCTTTGTGGACAGAACGCAAACTGCTTGCTTCCAGTTCAAGTCATAATCGAGGATCCGCTCCAGCTTTACAGAATAGATGTTGAAATACAGGATATAAACGATAATTATCCCCATTTTCAGTCAACTGAGCGCGCGCTGAAAATCGCAGAGTCCACCGTGCCTGGAATGCGCTTTCCTCTGGAAATTGCACAAGACCCGGATGTGGGGAGTAATTCATTAAAATCGTACACGCTGAGCAAAGACGAATGCTTCAGCTTGAAAGTCAAAGAGCTTGGTGATGGACGTAAAATGCCCGAGCTGGTTTTGGAGAAATCGCTCGACCGTGAGAAGAAAGCTTTTCATCAGCTGATGCTCACTGCTCTGGACGGTGGAAGTCCGGTTAAATCAGGCACTTCTCAGATAAATATCACTGTCCTTGATATCAATGACAACAATCCTGTATTTAACAAGGCGATATATAAAGCAAGCATTACTGAAAACTCCAGTCGGGGGACGTCGGTGTTAAAAGTTGATGCTACAGATTTGGACGAGGGCACGAATGGGGAAATCCAGTATTCGTTTGGAGAGCACACACCCGACGCAGTGCGGTCATTGTTTCACATTGATCCACAGACGGGCGAAATCATTTTAAACGGGCAGCTGGATTTTGAAAGCACTCCGACTTTCAACATCGAAGTCAGTGCTAAAGATAAAGGGATCCCTGAAATGGAGGGGCACTGCAATGTTCATATCGACGTTTTGGACGTGAATGACAACCCACCGCAAATCGTGCTCACGTCCAAAACGAGCTCGGTGCGCGAGGACGCACCGAGCGGCACCGTCGTGGCGTTAATAAGCGCACGCGACGTTGACTCTGGCGTAAATGGGAAAGTCGTTTTGCACACCCAACCTGAGGTTCCTTTTATACTGAAATCCACTTTCTCCAATGATTATTCTTTAGTGACAAATGGTATTTTAGACCGTGAAATGTTTCCGGAGTACAGCGTAGAAATCACCGCGTTTGATTCAGGTTCTCCTTCGttaagtaacaaaaaaaatattttcgtTCAAATACTTGATGTTAATGATAATCCACCAAACTTTTCAGATAGCTCATATAAGGCGTATGTTAAAGAGAACAACAACCCAGGCTCGATTGTATGTTCTGTCTCAGCTTTAGACCTTGATGTAGGAGAAAATGCCAAAATATCTTATTCTATAATTGATTCCAAAGCGCAGGGCATGGCACTGtcatcatatttttatattaattcagATAATGGGAGCATTTTTAGCATGCACTCGTTTGATTATGAAAAGATGAAAGTGTTTCAGATCCAAGTCCAAGCAAAAGATCACGGCTCCCCGTCTCTGAGCAGCAACGCCACGgttcatgtttttattgtggACCAGAACGACAACGCCCCCGCTGTCATTTACCCCTCCGCATTCATGAGCTCTGTTTCTCATCAGAGGATGCCCCGCTCTGCTAAAGCAGGACACCTCGTTACTAAAGTCACAGCAGTGGACGCTGACTCAGGCCATAACGCCTGGATTTCCTATCGGCTAGCTGAGGCTGCGGACGCATCTCTGTTCACTGTTACTTTACATACAGGAGAGGTGAGAACTAAGCGCTCTGTTTCAGAGCAGGACGATTCCTCTCAGAGACTGCTCATAGAGATAAAGGACAATGGAGAACCGGTGCAGTCCACCACAGTCACTGTGGATATACTGATAGAGGACGGTTTTCATGAACCAGTCTCAGActttagacacaaacacacagaacccGACAAGAAAAGTAGCAAAATCACCTTATATCTCATCATTTCTCTTGCCTCCATCTCCTTGTTGTGTTTGGTGACATTTTTGGTCTTGTTGATAAAATGCGCACGAAGCAGTAGAGGCAGCTCGAGTTGCTGTATGAGACGGAGCGATTGTGAATATAAAAACCCAAACAGAAACCTGCAGATCCAGCTCAACACTGACGGACCCATTAAATACGTGGAGGTGCTGGGAGGAGACATGATGTCTCAGAGTCAGTCGTTCGGCTCCTATCTCTCTCCAATGTCCGAATTCAGTGATTTCACCCTCGTTAAACCCAGCAGCACAACAGACTTTACAAACACTCTAAGCGTGCTCGACGCGTCATTACCGGACAGCACGTGGACATTTGAGAGTCAGCAG caAAAACCACCGAACAACGACTGGCGCTTACCACCGAACCAGAGACCTGGACCAAGCGG CCAGCACAGGTTCCACACCCTGCAGCAGAGATGGACTCCGTACGAGAAGTCCAG AGCCGGAGCTCGTCCTGAAGAAGCAGGAGCCGGTGCAGTCGTGGGAACAGGACCATGGCCGAACCCCCCCACTGAAGCCGAACAGCTCCAGGCTCTGATGGCTGCAGCAAACG AAGTGAGTGAAGCCACGGCGACTCTCGGCCCTCGCTACAATGCTCAGTACGTCGCAGACTACCGTCAGAACGTCTACATACCGGGCAGCACCGCTACGCTGACAGCTAACCCTCAGCAGCAAATGCCTCAACAGGCTCTGCCTCCTCCTCAGGCCCCGCCCCAGGCCGCTCCCGCCGTCGACGTCCCCAAAGCTGCCCCGACCCCGGCCAGCAAAAAGAAGGTGACCAAGAAGGACAAGAAGTAA